One region of Salvia miltiorrhiza cultivar Shanhuang (shh) chromosome 3, IMPLAD_Smil_shh, whole genome shotgun sequence genomic DNA includes:
- the LOC131016933 gene encoding putative late blight resistance protein homolog R1A-3 isoform X2, producing MRSSDSPAAAPTSTLAPTGRIDAVGLDRDVEAMLSRLRRDADELQIIPIAGAGGIGKTTLARNVYHDPYLIDKFDIRAWVTVSQDYNFGNIFKNLLVSMKVFVKEDITRLSKEEMALKVYQTLTDRRYLIVIDDMWSTKAWDEIRSYFPNNSNRSRIILATRLKDVAAYVDSSEKFHEMQYLDDFQSLILLKKELCKGECRLPMLEAMENIATKIAKSCGGLPLAIVVTERD from the coding sequence ATGCGATCGAGTGATTCTCCAGCTGCTGCTCCAACATCAACCCTTGCGCCGACGGGAAGAATTGATGCGGTTGGTCTTGATCGCGATGTCGAGGCAATGTTGAGTCGCCTCCGACGAGATGCCGACGAACTCCAAATCATTCCGATAGCTGGCGCAGGAGGAATCGGTAAAACAACTCTGGCTCGAAATGTTTATCACGATCCTTATCTCATAGACAAGTTTGACATTCGTGCTTGGGTTACAGTATCTCAGGATTATAATTTTGGTAACATTTTCAAGAATTTGCTTGTTTCCATGAAAGTGTTTGTCAAAGAAGATATAACTAGATTGAGCAAAGAGGAAATGGCTTTAAAAGTGTACCAAACCTTAACAGATAGGAGGTATTTGATTGTAATAGATGATATGTGGAGTACCAAGGCTTGGGATGAAATAAGGTCGTATTTTCCCAACAACTCCAATAGAAGCAGGATCATATTGGCGACGAGGCTAAAAGATGTGGCTGCTTATGTTGATTCTTCGGAGAAATTCCATGAGATGCAATACTTGGATGATTTCCAAAGTTTGATTCTACTTAAGAAGGAATTGTGTAAAGGAGAATGCCGTCTACCTATGTTGGAAGCGATGGAGAATATAGCAACAAAGATCGCGAAAAGCTGTGGAGGGCTGCCCCTTGCAATTGTGGTGACTGAGCGAGACTGA
- the LOC131016933 gene encoding putative late blight resistance protein homolog R1A-3 isoform X1: MGAFPEDYEIRVSKLVKLWIAEDLVESTATKTPEEVAEVCLEDLVKRNLVLVTKRKSNGRIKSCGLHDLLRDLCLMRSLEENFLLTFMGSFFLPEIFATQLRISISHSNILAHIDGSTIHTIICYSHSSVDSLEKFRKLRILDMLNTSVPAQVFELRDLRFLAFSYSDAILESTSNLENLQTLIIYPNDASILVHFPLEIWKMPRLRHLISPSVHPLPHLDGAMSPSENLQTLSLATNFECSERMLEMIPNVKKLGICYYEEKVDGDYHLENLQRLKKLEKLKIEICADFSRGQV, translated from the coding sequence ATGGGAGCTTTTCCAGAAGATTATGAGATTCGAGTCTCAAAATTGGTGAAACTTTGGATAGCTGAGGATTTGGTAGAATCAACTGCAACCAAAACCCCTGAGGAAGTAGCAGAGGTGTGCCTGGAGGATCTGGTTAAGAGAAATCTTGTTTTGGTTACGAAGAGGAAGTCTAATGGCCGGATCAAGAGCTGTGGCCTTCATGATCTGTTGCGCGACTTGTGCCTTATGAGATCGTTGGAAGAGAATTTTCTACTAACTTTTATGGGTTCGTTTTTTCTTCCTGAAATCTTTGCAACGCAGCTCCGTATTAGTATTTCTCATTCCAATATTCTTGCACACATTGATGGCTCAACCATTCATACTATTATATGCTACAGTCATAGTTCAGTAGACTCTTTGGAAAAATTTAGGAAGCTCAGGATATTGGATATGCTAAACACCAGTGTCCCAGCTCAAGTGTTTGAGCTTCGTGATCTTAGATTTCTTGCTTTCAGCTACTCCGATGCAATTCTTGAATCCACATCAAACCTTGAGAATCTCCAAACCTTGATTATTTATCCAAACGATGCATCTATATTGGTTCATTTTCCACTTGAAATATGGAAGATGCCACGGTTAAGGCATCTCATCTCCCCCTCTGTCCATCCCTTACCCCATCTTGATGGAGCAATGTCTCCTTCAGAAAACTTACAAACACTTTCACTTGCAACCAACTTTGAATGTAGTGAAAGGATGTTGGAAATGATTCCTAATGTTAAGAAGTTGGGCATATGTTACTATGAAGAGAAGGTTGATGGGGACTATCATCTAGAAAACCTTCAACGTTTGAAAAAACTTGAGAAATTGAAAATAGAGATATGTGCTGATTTCTCTCGAGGCCAAGTCTGA
- the LOC131016967 gene encoding GDSL esterase/lipase LIP-4-like codes for MYHSSKFSLPLVCFFFLGFGTTTATAAACSNKPLIFNFGDSNSDTGGTSVLAGVELEFPEGRTFFHEPTSRASDGRLILDFLCESLETKFLTPYLELFTPDFSNGVNFALGSADSRLESASLSHNPVAYTLGNEIAEFSRFRNVSIRRGSLGNQAGRSCLIN; via the exons atgtATCATTCTAGCAAATTCTCCCTTCCTCTCGTGTGCTTCTTTTTCCTTGGCTTCGGCACTACCACGGCGACGGCGGCCGCTTGCAGCAACAAACCACTAATATTCAACTTCGGAGACTCCAACAGCGACACCGGTGGCACTTCCGTTCTTGCAGGGGTGGAGCTCGAGTTCCCGGAGGGGCGAACATTCTTTCACGAGCCAACCAGCCGTGCAAGCGATGGTCGCCTCATCCTCGACTTTTTAT GCGAGAGTCTGGAGACGAAGTTCTTGACCCCGTATCTGGAGCTCTTCACTCCGGACTTCTCAAACGGCGTCAACTTCGCCTTGGGCAGTGCCGACTCTCGCCTAGAAAGTGCCAGCCTCAGCCACAATCCAGTTGCGTACACGCTGGGGAACGAAATCGCCGAATTCAGTCGGTTTCGAAACGTCTCCATTCGCCGCGGCTCTCTTGGTAATCAAGCAGGCCGTTCATGCttaattaattga
- the LOC131018121 gene encoding GDSL esterase/lipase LIP-4-like: MQILPIQKIVALSTTEADYVAITEASKEMIWLQGLLAELGFDQTKNVLHSDSQNAGQVKSALFMLDIGQNDIYYDSNALTPQQVLERVPRIVSNIGEAMQKLYQLGGRNFWVHNTGPLGCLPAIVARINASTVVDDYGCVSDRNKAAAAFNSQLARLCRELQSEMSDATIVYVDVYSIKLDLIVNATSYGFENPFVECKRKGQSVCPEGSRYVNWDGFHYTDAANMLVASKILSTNFSTPPLPFHFFCN; encoded by the exons atgcagattttgcCG ATACAAAAGATTGTTGCTTTATCCACTACAGAAGCAGATTACGTGGCAATCACCGAGGCTAGCAAAGAAATGATCTGGTTACAAGGGTTGTTGGCAGAATTGGGTTTTGATCAGACGAAGAATGTCTTGCACAGCGATAGTCAGA ATGCAGGGCAGGTGAAATCTGCTCTCTTCATGTTGGATATCGGCCAAAACGATATCTATTACGACAGCAATGCCCTAACTCCCCAACAAGTGCTCGAAAGAGTCCCCAGAATCGTCTCCAACATTGGGGAGGCTATGCAG AAGCTATACCAGCTGGGTGGGAGAAATTTCTGGGTGCACAACACGGGGCCGTTGGGCTGTTTGCCTGCCATCGTAGCCCGCATAAATGCATCCACGGTGGTGGACGACTACGGCTGCGTTTCCGACAGGAACAAAGCAGCTGCCGCCTTCAACTCCCAGCTTGCGCGTCTCTGTCGGGAGCTGCAGTCGGAGATGAGCGACGCCACCATCGTCTACGTCGACGTCTACTCCATCAAGCTGGACTTGATCGTCAACGCGACATCCTATG GGTTCGAGAATCCCTTCGTGGAGTGCAAGCGTAAGGGGCAGAGTGTGTGCCCGGAGGGATCGCGCTATGTGAACTGGGATGGATTTCATTACACAGACGCGGCTAATATGTTGGTTGCGTCTAAAATACTCTCCACCAATTTCTCTACTCCTCCACttccatttcattttttttgcaattaa
- the LOC131018122 gene encoding GDSL esterase/lipase At3g62280-like, giving the protein MKSISLCLRRLSLEYLNTATAAACSNEPLIFNFGDSNSDTGGASVLGGKPLEFPEGRTFFHEPTGRVSNGRLILDFLCESLETKFLTPYLELFTPDFSNGVNFALAGADSRVGISIPPNAFTLGNQFAELSRFQNVSIRRGSLDAGQVKSALFMLDIGQNDLQFDSDNLTPQEVLERVPIVASNIRDTMQKLYQLGGRNFWVHNTGPLGCLPSNVARINASTAVDEYGCVSDRNKAAAAFNLLSIDPRRRC; this is encoded by the exons ATGAAATCAATTTCTCTCTGTCTGCGAAGACTCAGCCTAGAGTATCTCAATACGGCGACGGCGGCCGCTTGCAGCAACGAACCACTAATATTCAACTTCGGAGATTCCAACAGCGACACAGGCGGCGCTTCTGTTCTTGGAGGGAAGCCGCTCGAGTTCCCGGAGGGGCGAACATTCTTTCACGAGCCAACCGGCCGTGTAAGCAATGGTCGCCTCATCCTCGACTTTTTAT GCGAGAGTCTGGAGACGAAGTTCTTGACCCCATATCTGGAGCTCTTCACTCCGGATTTCTCAAACGGCGTCAACTTCGCCTTGGCCGGCGCCGACTCCCGCGTGGGAATAAGCATCCCTCCAAATGCGTTCACGCTGGGCAACCAATTTGCCGAACTCAGTCGCTTCCAAAACGTCTCCATTCGCCGTGGCTCTCTTG ATGCAGGGCAGGTGAAATCTGCTCTCTTCATGTTGGATATCGGCCAAAACGATCTCCAATTCGACAGCGATAACCTAACTCCCCAAGAAGTGCTCGAGAGAGTCCCCATAGTCGCCTCCAACATTAGGGATACTATGCAg AAGCTATACCAGCTGGGTGGGAGAAATTTCTGGGTGCACAACACGGGGCCGTTGGGCTGTTTGCCTTCCAACGTAGCCCGCATAAATGCATCCACGGCGGTCGACGAGTACGGCTGCGTTTCCGACAGGAACAAAGCAGCTGCCGCCTTCAACTTGTTGAGTATCGACCCTCGTCGTCGTTGTTGA
- the LOC131018123 gene encoding uncharacterized protein LOC131018123 — translation MSKSKILAAIEELRTSIYSLQASIDTPTTNTFPPATAPNLYGCPSPSPPPITPAHYPPRSFPPFLRTTHSTSLLPIRRLSPSEIEEKNDRGLCYNCDQTWSDTHRCRSKYLILFGADDEDDFGDPKSLDSMAGVEVIVKGTSSLCASAQPFSSPHPSTGINSLSPLSPIVLQPPPPPPPSTPPLPRPPPPTEPPPNVPPSPAIPPPPITPPVSPPPIPSPSSQSPPSTTHRCRNKKLLLLGYGEDDLDPPGKPIPAVDSEIIEGVPPPSTLPIRSINVQRARVSHDSLNRLFQIPLWPKSKNEKPNPIIIFRPNMSGPKVLIVVAHSPSAQARLLLPLPQDVSPLSTMPHDAVEIKEKDRGIGTRFWLLAGSKDEIVAVAFGSLSAVITDSLTVGVVSNFYSSMLAFVGQEVQLCGEPPPDLLGTPSRCVSVLKFVWINFVQFLAGTFVEHMVGIALSSF, via the coding sequence atgtcaaaatcAAAAATTCTCGCCGCCATTGAAGAGCTTCGAACCTCCATCTACAGCCTGCAAGCCTCTATCGACACTCCGACCACAAACACGTTTCCTCCGGCTACTGCTCCAAATCTCTACGGGTGTCCATCCCCTTCCCCACCACCTATTACTCCAGCCCATTACCCACCCAGATCGTTTCCCCCATTCCTACGCACAACTCACTCCACATCACTTCTCCCCATTCGCCGTCTTAGCCCATCTGAAATTGAAGAGAAAAATGACCGCGGGCTTTGCTACAATTGTGACCAAACTTGGTCCGATACCCACCGATGCCGCAGCAAATATTTGATTCTGTTCGGCGCCGACGATGAGGATGACTTTGGCGATCCTAAATCTCTTGATTCCATGGCTGGAGTTGAAGTTATAGTGAAGGGTACCTCAAGCCTTTGCGCCTCTGCACAACCATTCTCGTCGCCTCATCCTTCTACAGGAATCAATTCTCTGTCTCCGCTGTCACCAATAGTTCTCcagcctccaccgccgccgccgccgtcaacACCTCCACTACCACGACCACCTCCTCCCACCGAGCCACCCCCAAACGTACCACCTTCACCTGCAATACCACCACCACCAATAACTCCTCCGGTGAGTCCTCCGCCAATTCCGAGCCCATCCAGTCAGTCACCACCGTCTACGACCCATCGTTGCCGCAACAAAAAATTACTCCTTCTAGGTTACGGAGAAGATGACCTTGATCCACCGGGCAAGCCTATTCCGGCAGTTGACAGTGAGATTATTGAGGGTGTACCCCCGCCGTCGACGTTGCCGATACGGTCGATTAATGTACAGCGAGCGAGGGTTTCTCATGATTCGTTGAATCGGCTGTTTCAGATTCCTCTTTGGCCCAAGTCTAAAAATGAAAAGCCCAACCCAATCATCATATTTAGGCCCAATATGAGTGGCCCTAAAGTTTTGATTGTGGTTGCCCACAGCCCAAGTGCACAGGCCCGTCTCCTCCTTCCTCTGCCTCAAGACGTGTCTCCGCTTTCAACCATGCCACATGACGCCGTCGAAATCAAGGAGAAGGATCGTGGAATCGGTACTCGTTTTTGGTTGCTCGCCGGCTCTAAGGACGAGATTGTGGCCGTTGCTTTTGGATCCTTATCTGCTGTTATTACGGATTCTTTAACCGTGGGCGTCGTCTCTAACTTCTACTCTTCCATGCTTGCTTTTGTCGGTCAAGAAGTCCAGCTATGCGGCGAACCGCCACCGGACCTCTTGGGCACTCCTAGTCGATGTGTATCAGTTCTTAAGTTTGTTTGGATTAATTTTGTGCAGTTTTTAGCTGGGACGTTTGTCGAGCACATGGTGGGCATAGCTTTATCAAGCTTTTAG